From a single Verrucomicrobiota bacterium genomic region:
- a CDS encoding Gfo/Idh/MocA family oxidoreductase encodes QNLLMGYCVNESEPVKSKKDTACQKSGVLLQINHNRRWHPEWNLAKRLLEEGAIGRLNHIHCFMDGVKPAPWWCSENEGPLIHDGTHYFDLMDYFAGPVDWLYGMAEQRRRPWPVEDFATAFMRFKNGASGFLQVSELTDYTDHGFELRGEKGTLRIYREKVELQESRLVRTEKESGFEWSRLHSVELEHPAPASTYVEALAELVATLEGKATLRSDGAVGLRSLEMVQAVYQSQLQGNRPVYFPVSLKTSGLEALRSKGHFRNVKD; translated from the coding sequence TGCAGAATTTGCTCATGGGTTACTGCGTAAATGAAAGCGAACCAGTTAAGAGCAAGAAGGATACCGCCTGCCAGAAATCCGGGGTGTTGTTGCAAATCAACCACAATCGCCGCTGGCACCCGGAGTGGAATCTGGCCAAACGCCTGCTGGAAGAGGGCGCAATCGGTCGCCTCAACCACATCCATTGCTTCATGGATGGCGTCAAACCCGCACCCTGGTGGTGTAGCGAGAACGAGGGTCCCCTGATCCACGACGGCACCCACTATTTCGACCTGATGGATTATTTCGCCGGACCCGTTGACTGGTTGTATGGCATGGCAGAGCAACGGCGCCGCCCCTGGCCGGTCGAAGATTTTGCCACCGCTTTCATGCGGTTTAAAAACGGTGCCAGTGGCTTCCTGCAGGTCTCCGAACTGACGGACTATACCGACCACGGTTTCGAACTGCGCGGAGAAAAGGGCACTCTGCGTATATACCGTGAAAAAGTAGAACTTCAGGAATCCCGACTGGTTCGAACCGAAAAGGAAAGCGGCTTCGAATGGAGTCGATTACACAGTGTGGAACTGGAACACCCGGCACCTGCCTCCACCTATGTGGAAGCATTGGCAGAGCTCGTTGCGACCCTTGAAGGCAAAGCCACCCTGCGCAGCGACGGAGCCGTGGGTTTGCGTTCATTGGAAATGGTTCAGGCTGTCTACCAATCACAATTGCAAGGTAACCGACCGGTATATTTTCCTGTCTCGCTAAAAACTTCCGGCTTGGAGGCACTCAGGTCAAAAGGCCATTTTCGCAATGTGAAAGATTGA
- a CDS encoding NIPSNAP family protein codes for MLIDIRIYQTKPGMREEHFALYEKYGLGPQSRILGKPYSYVKSIEDPNEFILMWSYKDLADREAKRELMWADPEWQVYVTHSKALGAVVSQYNKLVETV; via the coding sequence ATGTTAATCGATATACGAATCTACCAAACCAAACCCGGGATGCGGGAAGAGCATTTCGCGCTTTATGAAAAATACGGACTTGGTCCGCAGTCCCGGATACTCGGTAAGCCGTATTCCTATGTGAAGTCCATTGAGGACCCGAACGAGTTCATTCTGATGTGGAGCTACAAAGATCTTGCTGACCGCGAGGCCAAGCGTGAACTCATGTGGGCGGACCCCGAATGGCAAGTGTATGTGACCCACAGCAAGGCCCTGGGAGCCGTTGTATCCCAGTACAATAAATTGGTGGAAACAGTCTGA
- a CDS encoding IS4 family transposase, translating into MNSGRLVFAQIIDVLDPKQFTRCVARFPMPRASRSMTARDQFLAMAFAQITFREGLRDIEACLNGSSHLYAMGIRGNITRTNLAYANELRDWRVYEALAGVLIRKARRLYVGDSTGLDLDEMVYAVDASTIDLCLSIFPWATFRRAKAAIKLHTQIDLKGSIPVFISITDGSVHDVHFLDQIRFEAGSIYVFDRGYVDFSRLYTIHKAGAFFVIRAKSNTRFYVSESRPVDKSTGLRCDQTIRLNTDKAKRDYPTHLRRISFVDPLTNKRLVFLTNHFDLPALTVAAIYKSRWQIELFFKWIKQNLRIKAFYGTSENAVRTQIWIAICVYLKVACLNKLHGINESMSRILQVLSVNVFQKEPIHQLLRSYDTRNAKNDISNQLIFNDI; encoded by the coding sequence ATGAACTCTGGCCGACTCGTTTTCGCTCAAATCATCGATGTTCTCGATCCTAAACAATTCACCCGTTGTGTCGCACGCTTTCCGATGCCGCGTGCCAGTCGCAGCATGACTGCTCGCGATCAGTTCCTGGCGATGGCTTTCGCTCAGATCACTTTTCGCGAGGGCTTGCGAGATATCGAGGCCTGCTTGAACGGTAGCAGTCATCTCTACGCCATGGGCATTCGTGGAAATATTACCCGCACCAATTTGGCTTACGCAAACGAGTTGCGGGATTGGCGGGTTTATGAGGCGCTTGCCGGGGTGCTCATCCGCAAAGCTCGCCGGTTGTATGTCGGCGATTCCACAGGACTGGACCTTGATGAGATGGTTTACGCCGTCGATGCCTCCACTATCGATCTGTGCCTTTCGATATTTCCATGGGCCACATTCAGAAGAGCAAAGGCCGCCATCAAGTTGCATACGCAAATCGATCTCAAAGGCTCGATTCCTGTGTTCATCAGCATTACGGACGGTTCCGTGCATGATGTGCACTTTCTCGACCAGATTCGTTTCGAAGCCGGGAGCATCTATGTATTCGATCGTGGATATGTGGATTTCAGTCGTCTTTACACCATCCACAAGGCAGGAGCTTTCTTTGTTATTCGCGCTAAAAGCAACACGCGGTTTTACGTAAGCGAGTCCCGTCCAGTCGACAAGTCCACTGGATTGAGGTGTGACCAAACCATCCGCTTGAACACAGACAAAGCCAAACGGGATTACCCCACTCACTTGAGGCGTATCAGCTTTGTGGATCCACTGACAAACAAACGTCTGGTTTTCCTCACCAACCACTTCGACCTGCCCGCCCTGACCGTCGCGGCCATCTACAAAAGTCGTTGGCAAATCGAGTTGTTCTTCAAGTGGATCAAGCAGAACCTGCGTATCAAAGCTTTCTACGGCACCAGTGAGAACGCGGTGCGGACCCAAATCTGGATCGCCATCTGCGTTTACCTTAAAGTGGCCTGTCTCAATAAGCTTCATGGAATCAACGAAAGTATGAGTCGAATCTTGCAAGTTTTAAGCGTGAATGTGTTTCAAAAAGAGCCTATCCATCAGCTACTTAGAAGTTATGATACAAGAAATGCAAAGAATGATATTTCTAACCAATTGATATTCAATGACATTTAA
- a CDS encoding alpha/beta hydrolase, producing MPSEQLKALITHRRANAYKPSQSIESLRGNGPDGGSVPRPNTTVEVCDADGVYGEWVVCGTPITHSVFIFLHGGGYYRGSAIASRRIASDLSFACGCRCFTVEYRLAPEHPFPVGLDDALTVYHWLLNQGISAKQIVVGGSSAGGGLSAALLTKLKLLGEDQPAAAILLSPWTDLTQSAETFVTNAGSDPTISKGYLDRMAGLYLNGTDPINPLASPVFSDLEGLPPMLVQVGKSETMYGDALAYVSRARESGVSVELEAFDHVPHGWQNSLHVIPDLPEAMDAIKRIGKFFNVHCSLRN from the coding sequence ATGCCAAGCGAACAACTGAAAGCCCTGATCACGCACAGACGCGCCAACGCCTATAAACCCAGTCAGTCGATTGAGTCTTTGCGCGGCAATGGTCCTGACGGCGGAAGCGTCCCTCGACCCAACACCACTGTGGAAGTCTGTGATGCCGATGGCGTTTACGGGGAGTGGGTGGTATGTGGAACTCCCATAACCCATAGTGTTTTTATCTTTCTGCATGGGGGTGGTTATTACCGGGGCTCCGCCATCGCCAGTCGAAGAATCGCATCGGATCTTAGTTTCGCTTGTGGATGTCGCTGCTTCACCGTGGAATACCGGCTTGCACCCGAGCATCCCTTTCCCGTCGGGCTGGACGACGCACTTACGGTTTACCACTGGCTGTTAAACCAAGGTATTTCCGCGAAGCAAATAGTGGTTGGAGGGAGCTCCGCAGGGGGTGGTTTGTCAGCTGCATTACTCACCAAGCTCAAGCTTTTGGGAGAGGACCAACCAGCCGCCGCAATTCTACTGTCTCCCTGGACAGATCTCACGCAAAGCGCGGAAACCTTTGTGACCAATGCCGGATCGGATCCCACTATTTCAAAGGGTTACCTGGATCGTATGGCCGGACTCTATTTAAATGGAACCGATCCCATCAATCCGCTGGCCTCTCCCGTTTTCTCCGACCTCGAAGGACTTCCCCCCATGTTGGTGCAAGTTGGGAAATCGGAAACGATGTATGGGGATGCGCTCGCCTACGTTTCAAGAGCTCGTGAAAGCGGAGTGTCGGTGGAGCTCGAAGCTTTCGATCATGTGCCCCACGGCTGGCAGAATAGCCTTCATGTGATTCCTGATTTGCCTGAAGCAATGGATGCGATTAAACGGATCGGGAAGTTTTTTAATGTCCATTGTTCGCTCAGGAATTGA
- a CDS encoding mandelate racemase/muconate lactonizing enzyme family protein codes for MKITNIETYAVQAKPIDKKSYWGSRGWGSENRSPEISTEYPPPLRRKFIYSKTIDTVIVKMTTDDGLVGWGEAKAPVAPQATKQIIDLLLVPIVIGADPHDVVVLWEKMYAGMRVRGHRAGFYLEAISGIDIALWDLIGKASGKPLYQLMGGCFRNPVRVYASGLPALSYDQPGEAFEQLAQDARDLKVRGFTGLKMAIGRGFKGDLKSIRSVREAVGEDFMIYTDAAGVYDRAQAMQIGYELQELGCMWFEMPTAPEDVAGYGEIAKALRIPIATDSLTSRYETAEFIRAGGLDVVLPDVCRAGGITECKRIAEMADGFGLAFAPHISIGSAIHFAASAHLATSMPNTMTSEYWFGDNPLGNCILREPLRFENGCMHTPDKPGLGIDIDEAALQRVISGE; via the coding sequence ATGAAAATAACCAACATTGAAACCTACGCCGTGCAGGCGAAACCGATCGATAAGAAAAGCTATTGGGGCAGCCGGGGCTGGGGGAGTGAAAATCGCTCGCCTGAGATTTCGACTGAATATCCACCTCCGCTCCGGCGTAAGTTTATTTATTCGAAAACGATTGATACCGTAATCGTTAAAATGACTACGGATGACGGGTTGGTCGGGTGGGGCGAAGCGAAAGCACCCGTGGCACCGCAGGCGACGAAACAGATCATCGATTTGCTGCTTGTTCCCATTGTAATCGGCGCGGATCCGCACGATGTGGTTGTGCTTTGGGAAAAAATGTATGCCGGCATGCGCGTGCGCGGGCATCGCGCCGGATTCTACCTCGAAGCCATCAGTGGTATAGATATTGCCTTGTGGGACCTCATCGGCAAGGCCTCCGGAAAACCGCTTTATCAGTTGATGGGCGGCTGTTTTCGCAATCCGGTGCGGGTGTATGCCTCCGGCTTGCCCGCGCTAAGTTACGATCAGCCAGGGGAAGCCTTCGAGCAATTGGCTCAGGATGCGCGCGATCTTAAGGTCCGCGGTTTTACCGGTTTGAAGATGGCGATTGGCCGTGGATTCAAAGGCGACCTGAAAAGTATTCGCAGTGTGCGGGAAGCGGTGGGTGAAGACTTCATGATCTATACCGATGCAGCAGGAGTTTACGACCGGGCACAAGCCATGCAGATTGGTTACGAATTGCAGGAGCTGGGTTGCATGTGGTTTGAAATGCCGACCGCGCCTGAAGACGTGGCCGGGTACGGAGAGATCGCCAAAGCTCTGCGCATTCCGATCGCGACTGACTCGCTGACTTCACGCTACGAAACAGCCGAATTCATTCGAGCAGGTGGATTGGATGTGGTTCTGCCGGATGTCTGTCGTGCGGGTGGTATCACCGAATGCAAACGCATCGCAGAAATGGCCGACGGATTCGGGCTGGCGTTTGCGCCGCACATCAGCATCGGCTCGGCGATTCATTTTGCGGCAAGCGCGCACCTGGCCACTTCCATGCCCAATACCATGACGAGCGAATACTGGTTCGGCGACAATCCTTTGGGTAATTGCATCCTGCGCGAACCCCTGCGCTTCGAAAACGGCTGCATGCATACGCCTGACAAACCGGGCCTGGGCATTGATATTGATGAAGCAGCGCTGCAACGGGTTATAAGTGGGGAATGA
- a CDS encoding glycoside hydrolase family 88 protein: MLTLAAVRTKQWPFRMWGFGEGIALRGLLAAYRVSGISGYNNFVEQLLSNYIDRGVGKGNEEHIAPGTELLLVYEATGDADFLKAAKQLAALNASFPKNKFGARMHRPDMSGWRRQIWVDCMDVDAPFLVRLGNLTGDEGYIEQGLDEILGYARALQVDGKSENAGLFWHGYEVDCGTNGQLWARGNGWALMGLVETLKLLPDTNPARPELLERLQQLCLALKRFQHTDGLWHTVVNRPDTYLESTLAVMTAYALREAFDAGLLDKREFGEMESRARAAAHGCINTEGALEWVSDATPIGELNMYATRPFGIYPWGQGPLLLMLAQEPPKSQPPSKVQTVKN; this comes from the coding sequence ATGTTAACTTTAGCCGCCGTCCGTACTAAGCAATGGCCGTTCAGAATGTGGGGATTTGGTGAAGGGATTGCCTTGCGCGGGCTGCTGGCGGCCTATCGAGTTTCGGGAATTTCCGGGTACAACAATTTTGTAGAGCAACTGTTAAGCAACTACATCGACCGTGGAGTGGGCAAGGGCAACGAAGAGCACATCGCTCCCGGAACCGAATTGTTGTTAGTTTATGAAGCGACCGGTGATGCAGATTTCCTCAAGGCTGCGAAACAACTCGCGGCACTGAATGCTTCGTTTCCGAAAAACAAGTTCGGGGCGCGGATGCATCGTCCGGATATGTCTGGTTGGCGCAGACAGATCTGGGTGGATTGTATGGATGTGGACGCACCATTCCTTGTCCGGCTCGGAAACCTGACCGGTGATGAAGGTTATATAGAACAAGGCCTGGATGAAATTCTCGGATATGCCCGGGCCCTGCAGGTCGATGGCAAAAGTGAAAACGCCGGACTGTTCTGGCACGGTTACGAGGTGGATTGCGGCACCAATGGCCAACTCTGGGCGCGAGGCAATGGCTGGGCCTTGATGGGTTTGGTTGAAACCCTGAAACTGTTGCCGGACACGAATCCGGCCAGACCTGAGCTGCTTGAACGTCTGCAACAGTTATGCCTGGCACTGAAACGGTTTCAACACACCGACGGTTTATGGCATACCGTGGTCAACCGGCCCGATACTTATCTGGAATCCACCCTCGCCGTCATGACCGCCTATGCCTTGCGAGAAGCGTTCGACGCGGGACTGTTGGATAAAAGGGAATTTGGGGAGATGGAGAGTCGGGCGCGCGCCGCCGCTCATGGGTGTATCAATACGGAGGGTGCGTTGGAATGGGTCAGTGACGCCACACCCATCGGCGAATTGAACATGTATGCCACCCGTCCTTTTGGAATTTATCCCTGGGGGCAGGGACCGCTTCTACTGATGTTAGCCCAAGAACCCCCAAAATCTCAACCGCCTTCAAAAGTGCAGACGGTAAAAAATTAA
- a CDS encoding RNA polymerase sigma factor, with protein sequence MEKHRLILHKVVNAFASGTDQDDLMQEMMICLWKALPVFRGDSKESTFTYRVVNNCALTWIRGQNRRRARETKAFKEPTFQTETEEPKNWRLELLYECIRELPSVDRSIITMSLDGLNHSEIGEVLGSSGNAVAVRIHRIRKQLSETIERKGKTI encoded by the coding sequence ATAGAGAAGCATCGCCTGATCCTTCACAAGGTTGTGAACGCCTTTGCAAGCGGAACCGATCAAGACGACTTGATGCAGGAAATGATGATTTGCCTGTGGAAGGCACTACCGGTATTTCGGGGCGATTCAAAGGAATCCACCTTTACTTATCGTGTCGTTAATAACTGTGCTTTGACCTGGATTCGCGGCCAAAATCGGCGGCGTGCACGTGAGACCAAGGCATTCAAGGAACCGACTTTTCAAACCGAGACCGAGGAACCCAAAAATTGGCGATTGGAGCTGCTCTACGAATGCATACGAGAACTGCCTTCCGTGGATCGCTCTATCATTACCATGTCACTCGATGGCCTGAATCACTCGGAAATCGGAGAAGTCCTTGGATCATCCGGGAACGCCGTCGCTGTAAGAATTCACCGCATTCGCAAACAACTATCAGAAACCATTGAAAGAAAAGGAAAAACAATATGA